Proteins encoded in a region of the Thermotoga sp. KOL6 genome:
- a CDS encoding ABC transporter permease, which translates to MKIFEVLWNIFTNPLFYKLTLTASTPLLFASLGGVFSEITGVVNIALEGIMLLGAFSSVVITYYTGSVWLGFLLSIPIGIGFSWFHAWASIKWRGNQIVSATALILIAQGLTGFLMEPIFGQPGQTPYVGRINEVTIPGLSKVPFLGEAIGTISPIVILAFAMVLFAWFLIYKTPLGLRMRAVGENPEAADTLGVNVFKIRYFGVLMSGALASMGGAFLSIGEVGNFRELMTGGRGFIALAAMILGNWNPVGAMWACLLFGMSEALANQLQSSPLLNVSATVKPLFNLFPFVVTLVVVAGLIGRTRPPAADGIPYEKEE; encoded by the coding sequence ATGAAAATATTCGAGGTTCTGTGGAATATATTCACGAATCCTCTCTTCTACAAACTCACTCTCACAGCTTCGACTCCTCTTCTTTTTGCCTCTCTTGGAGGTGTGTTCAGTGAAATAACAGGAGTTGTGAATATTGCATTGGAAGGTATAATGCTCCTCGGTGCATTTTCTTCGGTTGTGATTACCTACTACACTGGCAGCGTTTGGCTCGGTTTTCTGCTTTCCATTCCCATTGGGATAGGGTTTTCTTGGTTTCATGCGTGGGCCAGTATCAAATGGAGAGGAAATCAAATAGTGAGTGCTACCGCTCTAATCCTCATAGCACAGGGTTTGACAGGATTTCTTATGGAACCGATATTTGGGCAACCAGGTCAAACACCTTACGTTGGAAGGATAAACGAGGTTACAATTCCTGGATTGTCTAAAGTACCGTTCCTAGGAGAAGCAATTGGAACAATCAGTCCCATCGTTATTCTAGCGTTCGCAATGGTGCTTTTTGCTTGGTTTCTAATTTACAAGACTCCGCTCGGTTTGAGAATGAGGGCCGTTGGTGAAAACCCGGAAGCAGCGGATACTCTTGGGGTTAACGTTTTCAAGATAAGGTATTTCGGGGTGCTCATGAGCGGTGCTTTGGCATCGATGGGTGGTGCCTTCCTTTCTATAGGAGAAGTGGGGAACTTTCGAGAACTCATGACAGGCGGTAGAGGTTTCATCGCTCTTGCTGCAATGATTCTCGGTAACTGGAACCCCGTAGGTGCCATGTGGGCGTGCTTACTTTTTGGCATGTCGGAGGCGCTCGCTAACCAGCTTCAAAGCAGTCCCTTGCTCAATGTATCAGCAACCGTTAAACCTCTGTTCAATCTGTTCCCGTTCGTCGTCACGCTCGTAGTGGTTGCCGGTCTTATTGGAAGGACAAGACCTCCTGCTGCCGATGGTATTCCTTACGAAAAAGAAGAATGA
- a CDS encoding TM0106 family RecB-like putative nuclease gives MVIGYDEVEAFLTCPRKFYFTRKDGAVYSTISENFLKLGFSVENPVVVCEIEGAKLISTPDLVVKEGEGWKIILRKKAKRFKEKYALEATFHALVFTRSGLEISGIEVVSDNFSRRMENWKNLIPVVEDILAAMINMKDDPEPRVGKHCRYCDFLEECEKTLLDKKSLMLVNGIGKETYRTFYEIGIETLDDLANADSRILEKFFGKEKSRRFIIAARAFLENRVIMITPPRVLPEGIVVDIEYHPSEERDFLYGFLVDDEYKYFLLEEGKYALVYFLNSLEDGATFYHYHGPEKKKILSIIGKNRKFNFIDVFSILRQHFVFPVMSYSLKRIAKYLGYKWRTSLNGYEILSLYEKWKRTRNEELLQQMLLYNEDDVRATKKVLDFLKAHSSFS, from the coding sequence GTGGTGATCGGATATGACGAAGTAGAAGCTTTTTTAACTTGCCCGCGGAAATTCTATTTCACCAGGAAAGACGGAGCGGTTTATTCCACAATTTCCGAAAATTTCTTGAAGTTGGGTTTTTCGGTGGAAAATCCCGTTGTCGTGTGTGAGATTGAAGGAGCGAAATTAATTTCAACGCCCGATCTGGTCGTAAAAGAAGGTGAAGGATGGAAAATAATTTTGAGGAAAAAGGCTAAGAGATTTAAAGAAAAATATGCTTTGGAAGCCACATTTCACGCTTTGGTTTTTACGAGATCTGGTTTGGAAATATCAGGAATAGAAGTGGTGAGCGATAACTTTTCGCGAAGGATGGAAAACTGGAAAAACCTGATACCAGTCGTAGAAGATATCCTAGCGGCCATGATAAATATGAAAGATGACCCGGAACCAAGGGTGGGTAAACACTGCAGATATTGTGATTTTTTGGAAGAGTGTGAAAAGACATTGTTAGATAAGAAAAGTCTTATGCTTGTGAATGGAATAGGGAAAGAGACCTACAGAACGTTTTATGAAATAGGGATAGAGACTTTGGACGATCTGGCAAACGCCGATTCAAGGATATTGGAAAAGTTTTTCGGGAAAGAAAAAAGTAGAAGATTCATAATAGCGGCCAGAGCTTTCCTCGAAAATCGAGTTATAATGATAACTCCTCCAAGAGTACTCCCTGAGGGAATCGTTGTTGATATAGAATACCACCCATCTGAAGAGAGAGATTTTCTTTATGGGTTCCTTGTAGATGATGAATACAAGTATTTCCTGCTAGAAGAGGGGAAATATGCACTAGTCTATTTTTTGAACTCTCTAGAAGATGGAGCAACTTTCTATCATTATCATGGTCCAGAGAAGAAAAAGATACTATCAATCATTGGAAAAAACAGAAAGTTCAACTTCATTGACGTATTTTCCATTTTAAGACAACATTTCGTCTTTCCTGTTATGTCTTACTCCCTGAAAAGAATCGCCAAGTATCTGGGTTACAAATGGCGAACTTCGTTGAATGGTTATGAAATCTTATCACTCTATGAAAAATGGAAAAGAACAAGAAACGAAGAACTTCTTCAACAAATGCTTCTTTACAACGAAGATGATGTAAGAGCAACGAAAAAGGTATTAGATTTTTTAAAAGCTCATTCTTCTTTTTCGTAA
- a CDS encoding diguanylate cyclase domain-containing protein, producing the protein MDDREELIRKINELEEKLKRCQQRQQELENLIEEYNDVLKKQFQVFDDFFEKLGTKKMIDPLTRVYSKDHFLKLLSYQHQRSFEENTPYTIFFVKVKLPEEEKERILMRVGKVLKECVRVPLDSVGRYSDDTFALFVVDASKTLAPKIKERIENFLKNISGIDYKVVYKSYPEDFMDLDKILSDLEKAVS; encoded by the coding sequence ATGGATGATCGCGAAGAACTTATTAGAAAAATCAACGAACTCGAAGAAAAACTCAAGAGGTGCCAACAGAGACAGCAAGAACTTGAAAATCTCATAGAAGAGTACAACGATGTATTGAAAAAACAATTTCAAGTTTTCGACGATTTTTTCGAAAAACTTGGAACGAAGAAAATGATAGATCCTTTGACAAGAGTATATTCGAAAGATCATTTCTTGAAACTCCTTTCTTACCAGCATCAAAGGTCTTTTGAAGAAAACACACCTTACACGATCTTCTTTGTAAAAGTGAAACTCCCTGAAGAAGAAAAAGAAAGAATTTTGATGAGAGTAGGAAAGGTTCTGAAAGAGTGTGTGAGGGTCCCCCTTGACAGTGTGGGAAGATACTCCGATGATACTTTTGCTCTGTTTGTAGTTGATGCCTCAAAAACCTTGGCACCGAAAATAAAAGAGAGAATCGAAAACTTTCTCAAGAATATTTCTGGGATTGATTACAAAGTCGTTTACAAATCTTATCCAGAAGATTTTATGGATTTGGATAAAATTCTTTCAGACCTGGAGAAGGCGGTGTCCTAA
- the murA gene encoding UDP-N-acetylglucosamine 1-carboxyvinyltransferase, whose translation MGKFVVQGDTVLEGEVKISGAKNAALPIMAASILCDEEVVLENVPRLQDVFVMKDILLSIGFNVIFDKNTLIVSRAKDISCEVPYELVRKMRASFNVLGPIAARAGKARVALPGGCSIGVRPVDFHLEGLKKLGFSIKVEHGFVEATFEKRVEHATITLPFPSVGATEHLMTTASLLEGTHTIIENAAMEPEIVDLQNFLNAMGGNVKGAGTSRIEVEGVKKMNSVRYRIIPDRIEAGTYLIAIAASGGMGAVKNVIPSHLANPLGKLEQIGADLRIYKDTIEISMEKRPKSVDITTNPYPGFPTDLQPQMMVLLSIANGVSVITENVFKTRFLHVDELKRMGADIEVSGNVAIVRGVKKLSGAPVEGTDLRATAALLIAGIIAEGSTEISNVEHIFRGYENVVEKFENLGARIEYVPGETEKNREN comes from the coding sequence TTGGGAAAATTCGTGGTACAAGGAGATACTGTTCTCGAAGGTGAAGTAAAAATATCTGGAGCCAAAAATGCCGCCTTACCTATAATGGCGGCATCGATTTTGTGCGATGAAGAAGTGGTTCTCGAGAACGTACCCAGGCTTCAGGATGTCTTCGTAATGAAAGACATCTTGCTTTCGATTGGTTTCAACGTGATTTTTGATAAGAACACCCTCATAGTGAGTAGAGCGAAGGACATATCTTGTGAAGTGCCTTACGAATTGGTCAGGAAAATGAGGGCTTCTTTCAACGTTCTAGGGCCAATAGCTGCCAGAGCTGGAAAGGCGAGAGTTGCTCTCCCAGGAGGGTGTTCAATAGGTGTAAGACCTGTAGATTTTCATCTAGAAGGGTTGAAAAAGCTGGGTTTCTCCATAAAAGTGGAACATGGTTTTGTGGAGGCAACCTTCGAGAAGAGAGTAGAGCATGCTACGATTACACTTCCTTTCCCCAGTGTTGGAGCAACAGAGCACCTGATGACAACTGCCTCGCTTTTGGAAGGTACCCACACCATTATAGAGAACGCTGCTATGGAGCCAGAAATCGTCGATCTACAAAATTTTTTGAACGCTATGGGTGGTAACGTTAAAGGAGCGGGAACGAGTCGCATAGAAGTCGAAGGTGTTAAAAAGATGAACAGTGTTCGATATAGGATCATCCCGGATCGCATAGAAGCAGGCACATATCTGATAGCAATCGCTGCAAGTGGAGGGATGGGTGCTGTTAAAAACGTGATCCCATCTCATCTTGCAAACCCTCTTGGAAAATTGGAACAGATAGGTGCAGATTTGAGAATCTATAAGGATACCATAGAAATCTCCATGGAAAAAAGGCCAAAATCTGTCGATATTACAACGAACCCCTATCCTGGTTTTCCAACAGATCTTCAACCACAGATGATGGTTCTTCTCTCCATTGCTAATGGGGTATCCGTTATCACGGAGAACGTTTTCAAAACAAGATTTCTTCATGTTGACGAACTCAAAAGAATGGGGGCAGATATAGAAGTTTCTGGAAATGTTGCGATAGTAAGAGGAGTAAAAAAACTGAGCGGTGCTCCCGTCGAAGGGACCGATCTTAGAGCAACCGCCGCGCTTCTCATAGCGGGTATAATCGCCGAAGGTTCAACGGAGATAAGTAACGTGGAACATATATTCAGAGGATACGAGAACGTAGTGGAAAAATTTGAAAATCTGGGGGCAAGAATCGAATATGTGCCAGGAGAAACTGAAAAAAATAGAGAAAATTGA
- a CDS encoding radical SAM protein, which produces MCQEKLKKIEKIEETLWENLKKCTLCPRMCGINRYEKTGFCGLGDRPKISNAVLHFGEEPPISGKGGAGTIFFSGCNMKCVYCQNMGFSQMGVGTEIDVEDLADIFLILQEHGAQTLNLVTPTPQLPFIISALRISLSKGLKIPIVYNTSGYENPETLKLLDSIVDIYLADLRYSNDFSSQKYSKTPNYWTIAQKAVIEMFRQVGAFNEEKMKGLIVRILILPGKVVDYREFFSFLSTLSTRIPLSLMSQYLPHFDAKKFPEINRRVHQTEYEEVLEMAEEFGFVEGWYQSEEKERVTARGVKEISEKLKSLQLKAYNSL; this is translated from the coding sequence ATGTGCCAGGAGAAACTGAAAAAAATAGAGAAAATTGAAGAAACTCTATGGGAGAATCTTAAAAAGTGTACACTTTGTCCTAGAATGTGTGGCATAAATAGATATGAAAAAACGGGATTTTGTGGTTTGGGAGATAGGCCAAAAATCTCAAACGCAGTTTTGCACTTTGGGGAAGAACCTCCTATTTCTGGCAAAGGTGGAGCAGGTACGATCTTCTTCAGCGGCTGCAACATGAAATGTGTCTACTGTCAAAACATGGGATTCAGTCAGATGGGCGTAGGAACAGAAATCGATGTTGAGGATCTGGCTGACATATTTCTCATCCTTCAAGAGCACGGAGCACAGACTTTAAATCTTGTAACACCAACACCACAATTACCGTTCATAATTTCTGCATTGAGGATTTCACTTTCGAAAGGTTTGAAGATACCGATCGTTTACAACACGAGTGGATATGAAAATCCCGAAACTCTCAAATTGTTGGATTCCATCGTAGATATCTATCTAGCTGATTTGAGATATTCGAATGATTTTTCTTCACAAAAATACTCAAAAACACCAAATTATTGGACAATTGCACAGAAAGCTGTGATTGAGATGTTCAGACAAGTAGGTGCTTTCAACGAAGAAAAGATGAAAGGTCTGATTGTGAGAATTCTTATTCTTCCAGGCAAAGTGGTCGATTACAGGGAATTTTTTTCCTTCCTCTCAACGCTCTCCACTCGTATTCCTCTCTCTCTAATGAGTCAATATCTTCCACATTTCGATGCAAAGAAATTTCCAGAGATAAACAGAAGAGTTCATCAAACCGAATACGAGGAAGTTCTCGAAATGGCAGAAGAATTTGGATTTGTTGAAGGTTGGTATCAATCCGAAGAAAAAGAAAGGGTTACCGCAAGGGGTGTAAAAGAAATCTCCGAAAAATTAAAATCTCTCCAATTAAAAGCGTATAATTCTCTGTAA
- a CDS encoding ROK family transcriptional regulator, giving the protein MKYNSPRIKILNKKSILKVIHENHPISRSDISEITGLTPSSVTRLTKELIDEGYIKETGTIGKNTPGRRRVLLDLKKEAFLSLVFDVGVNITTYGIGFFDGEVEPRGTFNTPRNPEDFFKTIREIYERISRSQKITRISLSVPGMVDMNESRILLAPNLGWENVDIRDFLDVDVPVLADNEANLSMLAEKYHSEDLRDIKEAVFIIVREGVGTGLMIDGKIHRGPSFTAGEAGHMTVNMYSDRQCHCSNWGCWELVSSINWAISQYGKELQGKNAIEKFRTLKQKNDARRILTKLAENIAVGIVNLVNILNPEIVILGGEIADLGESFFSTIEDYVHQRALKAAVSKLKIRPTVFRNISSNLVGAAVLAVEDIIEEVK; this is encoded by the coding sequence CTGAAATACAACTCACCAAGGATAAAGATATTGAATAAAAAAAGCATTTTAAAAGTTATTCACGAAAATCACCCCATTTCTAGATCCGACATATCAGAGATCACAGGCCTCACACCGAGTAGTGTGACAAGACTCACCAAAGAACTCATAGACGAAGGGTACATAAAAGAAACTGGGACAATTGGAAAAAACACCCCCGGAAGAAGGAGAGTTCTTCTAGATTTGAAAAAAGAAGCCTTTTTGAGCCTCGTTTTTGATGTGGGTGTAAACATCACCACTTATGGAATAGGTTTCTTCGATGGTGAAGTTGAACCTAGAGGAACGTTCAATACTCCGAGAAATCCGGAAGATTTCTTCAAAACGATCAGAGAAATATATGAAAGAATCTCACGGTCTCAAAAGATCACGAGGATCTCCCTCTCTGTACCCGGTATGGTGGATATGAACGAAAGTAGAATATTACTCGCTCCGAATCTTGGGTGGGAGAATGTGGACATACGCGATTTCCTTGACGTCGATGTTCCGGTCCTAGCTGACAACGAAGCGAATCTTTCTATGCTTGCAGAGAAATACCATTCAGAAGATTTGAGAGATATCAAGGAAGCAGTTTTCATAATAGTCAGAGAAGGAGTTGGTACCGGTCTCATGATAGACGGGAAGATCCACAGAGGCCCGTCTTTCACCGCTGGTGAAGCGGGACATATGACGGTGAACATGTATTCCGATAGACAGTGTCACTGTTCGAATTGGGGCTGTTGGGAACTAGTTTCCTCCATTAACTGGGCGATCAGTCAATACGGAAAAGAACTTCAGGGAAAGAACGCCATAGAGAAGTTCCGTACATTGAAACAAAAAAACGACGCAAGAAGAATTTTGACAAAGCTAGCAGAGAACATCGCAGTAGGGATTGTCAATCTTGTGAATATTCTCAATCCAGAGATTGTGATTCTTGGGGGAGAAATAGCGGATCTCGGGGAGAGTTTCTTTTCTACAATAGAAGATTATGTGCATCAAAGAGCACTGAAAGCGGCTGTGAGCAAGTTGAAGATAAGACCAACTGTTTTTAGAAACATCAGCTCAAATCTTGTGGGAGCAGCCGTCCTCGCAGTGGAGGACATAATAGAAGAAGTTAAATGA
- a CDS encoding iron-containing alcohol dehydrogenase, with protein sequence MFKVSYYLPTEIVFKIGALNELPEKAKSLGKKALIVTGRTSTKKTGLLQRVQNLLKEAGVESIVYDKIIPNPISDHVDEAAEIVRKEGVDFIVGLGGGSPIDSAKAISITAPNEGKFWDYVPVGGGKIPEKSIPVVAIPTTHGTGTEADPFAVITNPETKEKVGIGYRNTFPVLSIVDPEVMKTLPKDQTAYTSMDAFYHAIEAFLNINANPYSDVLALDSMKRIVTYLPIAYENGEDIEARTNLAWASTEAGITETLTGVIANHALEHGLSGFYPEITHGLGLCITGPYLFEYIFDHAYERLAIVGREVFGVYETNDKKAGRLAIKKLRDFQEMFGLNKKLSELGVKKEDIPKIAETGYRVLNGVVVVTPGNLTAKDMEEILYRCY encoded by the coding sequence ATGTTCAAGGTATCTTACTATCTTCCAACCGAAATCGTGTTCAAGATTGGGGCGTTAAACGAACTGCCCGAAAAGGCTAAAAGCCTTGGAAAGAAAGCTCTCATTGTCACTGGAAGGACTAGTACGAAGAAAACCGGTTTGCTTCAAAGGGTCCAAAATCTTCTTAAAGAAGCAGGAGTAGAGAGTATAGTGTACGATAAGATCATACCAAATCCCATTTCAGACCATGTAGATGAGGCCGCGGAAATAGTGAGAAAGGAAGGCGTGGATTTCATCGTTGGACTCGGTGGAGGAAGCCCCATAGACAGCGCAAAAGCGATCTCTATTACCGCTCCTAACGAAGGAAAATTTTGGGACTACGTACCCGTTGGTGGTGGAAAGATTCCAGAGAAGTCCATTCCTGTAGTGGCCATTCCTACCACTCATGGAACAGGAACGGAAGCAGATCCTTTCGCAGTGATCACGAATCCAGAAACAAAGGAAAAGGTGGGAATTGGATATAGAAACACCTTTCCGGTTCTATCGATCGTAGATCCCGAGGTGATGAAGACACTACCCAAAGACCAAACTGCTTACACCTCAATGGACGCTTTTTATCACGCTATAGAAGCATTTTTAAATATAAATGCCAACCCGTACTCTGATGTGCTCGCATTGGATTCCATGAAAAGAATCGTCACGTATCTCCCCATCGCGTATGAAAACGGAGAAGATATCGAAGCAAGAACGAATTTAGCATGGGCTAGTACAGAGGCAGGGATCACTGAAACATTAACAGGGGTCATCGCAAATCATGCATTGGAACACGGATTGAGCGGATTTTATCCAGAGATCACCCACGGTCTTGGTCTCTGTATAACGGGACCATATCTTTTCGAGTACATATTCGATCACGCATACGAGAGATTGGCCATCGTCGGTAGAGAAGTTTTTGGAGTATATGAAACCAACGACAAAAAGGCTGGAAGATTGGCTATTAAAAAACTCAGAGATTTCCAAGAAATGTTCGGACTCAACAAAAAACTCAGCGAACTTGGTGTGAAAAAAGAAGATATTCCAAAGATCGCAGAAACTGGATACAGAGTCTTGAATGGAGTAGTGGTAGTCACACCAGGAAACCTGACAGCGAAAGATATGGAGGAAATACTCTACAGATGCTATTGA
- a CDS encoding ABC transporter permease codes for MSTKFTRKSFRELGPLVALISLAVFTAILNPRFLTTFNLQALGRQIAIFGLLAIGETFVIVSGGGAIDLSPGSMVALTGVMVAWLMTHGFPVWISLILILIFSIGVGAWHGLFVTKLKVPAFIITLGTLTIARGMAAVITKGWPIIGLPSSFLKIGQGEVLKIPIPVWILLVVALIADFFLRKTVYGKHLRASGGNEVAARFSGVNVDRVRMIAFMVSGFLAGVVGIIIAARLSQGQPGVGNMYELYAIASTVIGGTSLTGGEGSVLGAIIGASIISLLWNALVLLNVSTYWHNVVIGIVIVVAVTLDILRRRLASR; via the coding sequence TTGTCAACCAAATTCACCCGAAAAAGCTTCAGAGAGCTCGGACCACTCGTTGCTTTGATTAGTTTGGCTGTGTTCACAGCTATTTTGAACCCTCGATTCTTAACAACCTTCAACCTTCAAGCGTTAGGAAGACAGATTGCCATTTTTGGATTGCTGGCAATAGGAGAAACATTCGTAATCGTATCCGGGGGAGGTGCCATCGACCTCTCCCCGGGTTCAATGGTTGCTTTGACAGGTGTTATGGTTGCTTGGCTCATGACCCACGGTTTTCCTGTGTGGATATCCTTGATCCTAATTCTGATCTTTTCTATAGGAGTTGGAGCTTGGCATGGTTTATTCGTGACCAAACTCAAGGTTCCCGCATTCATTATCACACTCGGTACATTGACGATAGCACGCGGCATGGCAGCCGTGATAACAAAAGGATGGCCTATTATAGGACTCCCGTCCTCGTTCTTGAAGATCGGACAGGGTGAAGTACTTAAAATACCTATCCCTGTTTGGATTCTTTTGGTGGTGGCTCTCATCGCAGACTTCTTTCTTAGGAAGACAGTCTATGGGAAGCATCTGAGAGCTTCAGGTGGAAACGAAGTTGCTGCGAGATTCTCAGGTGTAAACGTGGATAGAGTGAGAATGATTGCTTTCATGGTCTCTGGTTTCCTAGCAGGTGTTGTCGGAATCATCATAGCAGCACGCCTTTCCCAAGGACAACCGGGTGTTGGCAACATGTACGAACTTTATGCCATCGCTTCCACCGTTATTGGAGGAACAAGTCTGACCGGGGGAGAAGGAAGTGTCTTAGGAGCCATCATAGGTGCCAGTATCATCAGTTTACTTTGGAATGCACTCGTTTTGCTCAACGTTTCCACATACTGGCACAACGTTGTTATAGGCATCGTGATAGTTGTAGCTGTGACCCTTGACATTTTGAGGAGGAGGCTTGCTAGTCGGTGA
- a CDS encoding sugar-binding protein, which produces MKKLLFVLSILLITSLSLAITIGVIGKSVHPYWSQVEQGVKAAGKALGVETKFFVPQKEDINAQLQMLESFIAEGVDGIAIAPSDPTAVIPTIKKALELGIPVVTLDTDSPDSGRYVYIGTDNYQAGYTAGLIMKKLLGGKGKVVIGTGSLTAMNSLQRIQGFKDAIADSEIEILDILNDEEDGARAVSLAESALNAHPDLDAFFGVYAYNGPSQALVVKNAGKVGKIKIVCFDTTPDILQYVKEGVIQATMGQRPYMMGYLSVTVLYLMNKIGVQNTLMMLPKVKVDGKVDYVIDTGVDVVTPENLDEYLKKMEELGIPIKF; this is translated from the coding sequence ATGAAGAAACTCTTGTTCGTTCTTTCGATTCTTTTGATCACCAGTTTGTCACTTGCTATCACCATCGGAGTCATTGGAAAATCGGTTCATCCATACTGGTCGCAGGTTGAACAAGGTGTAAAAGCAGCTGGAAAGGCATTGGGAGTGGAAACGAAGTTCTTCGTTCCTCAAAAGGAGGATATCAATGCGCAGCTTCAAATGCTGGAATCCTTCATAGCAGAAGGAGTGGATGGTATCGCCATTGCTCCGTCTGATCCAACCGCCGTTATTCCCACCATCAAGAAAGCCCTTGAACTGGGAATCCCCGTGGTCACACTCGATACAGATTCCCCAGACAGCGGAAGATACGTTTATATTGGAACAGATAATTACCAAGCAGGTTACACAGCAGGATTGATCATGAAAAAACTCCTCGGTGGAAAAGGAAAAGTCGTCATAGGAACCGGATCACTAACTGCCATGAACTCGCTGCAAAGGATACAAGGGTTCAAAGACGCCATAGCGGATTCCGAAATTGAAATACTTGATATTCTCAACGATGAAGAGGATGGTGCAAGAGCGGTGTCACTAGCTGAATCAGCATTGAACGCTCATCCAGATCTCGATGCATTCTTCGGTGTATACGCCTATAACGGTCCTAGTCAGGCTCTGGTTGTGAAAAACGCCGGGAAGGTAGGAAAGATAAAGATAGTATGTTTCGACACGACACCTGATATTCTTCAGTACGTTAAAGAAGGTGTCATCCAAGCAACTATGGGACAGAGACCATATATGATGGGATATCTTTCTGTCACAGTACTCTACCTGATGAACAAAATAGGTGTTCAGAACACTTTGATGATGCTTCCGAAGGTCAAAGTTGATGGAAAAGTTGATTATGTGATCGACACTGGTGTAGACGTTGTGACACCAGAGAATCTCGACGAATACTTGAAAAAAATGGAAGAATTGGGTATCCCCATAAAATTCTGA